The Persephonella sp. genome segment TGAGTAAACTCTGAAGTATGTGAGCTGTCCTGCATATGGATCCGCCATAACCTTAAATGCAAGGGCACAGAACGGCTCATCATCTGATGGATGTCTTTCTTCCTCCTCTCCTGTATTTGGATTAACTCCTTTAACAGGAGGCATATCCACCGGAGAAGGAAGGAAATCTATAACTGCATCAAGGAGAGGCTGAACACCCTTGTTTTTAAATGCTGATCCACAGAGCATCGGAACAAGCTCTCTATTTATTGTTGCTTTTCTGAGAGCTTTTTTCAGTTCTTCAACAGAGATTTCTCCCCCTTCCAGGTATTTCTCCATAAGCTCTTCATCTGTTTCCACTATCGCTTCTATCATTTTTTCACGCCATTCTTCAGCCACAGGCTTAACATCTGAAGGTATCTCATCTGTCACGTCATACTTGGCTCCAAGCTCATCTCCTCTCCATATGTATGCTTTCATCTCAAAAAGATCAACTACCCCTTCAAAATTATCCTCTTTTCCTATAGGAACTTGTATAGGAACAGGTTTTGCACCAAGTTTCTCAATTATATCTTCATAAACTTTGAAAAAGTCAGCACCAACCCTGTCCATTTTATTTACAAAGGCTATTCTTGGAACACCAAATTTGTCAGCCCATCTCCAGTTTGCTTCTGACTGGGGCTGAACAGCTTCAACAGATGAAAAGACAAAAACGATACCGTCAAGGGCTTTCATAGAACGAACAACCTCGACACCAAAATCAACGTGCCCCGGTGTATCAATTATGTTAAGCTGATGCCCTTTCCAGTAAGCAGCCGTTGTTGCTGAGGTTATTGTTATACCCCTTTCTTTTTCCTGTTCCATCCAGTCCATGGTGGCTGCACCTTCGTGCACCTCACCTATTTTGTATGTCTTACCTGTATAAAACAGTATTCTTTCTGTTGTCGTAGTTTTCCCTGCATCAATATGGGCTACAATACCTATATTTCTAAGTTTTTCAATTGGCACTTGCCTTGCCATTCTCTTTTTTCCTCCAAATTTTTATTACCATCTGTAATGGGCAAAAGCTTTGTTTGCCTCTGCCATTCTGTGTGTATCTTCTTTTTTCTTAACAGCAGCCCCTTTGTTGTTGTATGCATCAACAAGCTCATTTGCTAATTTTTCAATCATTGTGTAATTTCCTTTTCCGCTTCTGTTTCTTGCAGCCTCAACAAGCCATCTCAGGGCTAAGGAAATCTGTCTTCTTGGTGGAACTTCCATAGGAACCTGGTATGTAGAACCACCAACCCTTCTTGGTCTTACCTCAAGAACAGGCTTTATGTTTTCAATAGCTTTATGGAGTGCTGTTAAGGCATCTTCGCCTGTTTTTTCTTCAAGTATTTTCATTGCTGTGTAAACAATTTTCTCAGCGACAGATTTTTTACCATCTTTCATAACTTTATTTATCAGCTTGTGAACTAAAACATCTTTATAAATTGGATCTGGCATTATTTCTCTTGGTTTTACAGGTCCTTTTCTTGGCATTACTCTTACCTCTTACTTATTGTTTTGGTCTTTTTGTTCCGTATTTTGATCTTGACTGTCTTCTATCTTTAACACCTGCAGCATCAAGGGCACCTCTGATTATTTTGTATCTTACACCTGGTAGATCTTTCACCCTTCCTCCTCTAACGAGGACTATTGAGTGTTCCTGAAGGTTGTGTCCTATTCCCGGAATATAACATGTCACCTCGTATCCGTTAGAAAGCCTTACCCTTGCCACTTTTCTTAAAGCAGAGTTAGGTTTCTTTGGCGTTGTTGTGTAAACCCTTACACAAACCCCCCTCTTCTGAGGGTTTCCCTCTAAAGCAGGAGCTTTTGACTTTTTCTTTACTTTCTGTCTTCCTTTTCTTACAAGCTGGTTTATTGTCGGCACACTAATACCTCCTTCAAAATATAAAGACAAGCTAAAATTATAATAAAATCTGAACTTTAAGTCAAACCCTTATTGTTTAAAAAGAAAAATAGAAATTATTCCACCAGAACTGTTTTTCAATAAGGGGGAAGCCTCCCCCCTGTTGTATTATTCAGACAGTTTTTCTATCTCTTCTCTTGGTATTATTGCTTCAATCTCAGCATACTGTCTTATTCCTGTTCCTGCAGGAACAATATTACCTATTATCACGTTTTCTTTCAGTCCCTCAAGGTGATCCTCTTTTCCTTCAACGGCGGCATCAGCAAGAACCCTTGTCGTTTCCTGGAACGAAGCGGCAGAAATCCAGCTTCTTGTGGAGAGAGATGCTTTTGTTATACCAACAAGAACCGGTTCTGCTTTAGGTGGTTTTCCACCCTCTTCAACAATCCTCTGTATCTCTTCATCAAGATCAACCTTATCAACAATCTCATTGAGTAAAAATCTTGAATCTCCAGGATCAACAATTTTTACTTTTCTTAGTATCTGTCTTATTATTACCTCAAAATGTTTGTCATTAATCTCAACACCCTGCATTCTGTAAACCATCTGGACTTCTTTAACGAGGAATTTAGCAAGCTCTTCGGGTCCCATAATCCTCAGTATGTCATGCGGATTTGGTGTTCCATCTGTAAGAGGATCTCCTGCTTTAACAGTTTCTCCATCTTTAACGATAATAAATTTACCTTTTGCTATTGAGTACTCTCTTTGCAGACCTGTATCCTTATTGAAAACTATAACCTTAACTCCTCTGGATTTCAGTCTTACTATTCCTTCAAACTCAGCTTTAATAGAACCGTCATCTGTAAGTAGTTGTCCCTCATGAACATGCTGACCATTTTTAACAAGCACAAGGACATCTTTTGGCACATCGTATGTCTCAGACTGACCTGTGATTGGATTGTAAACGATAATATCCTCAGCATCTTCATAAATCCTAACAATTCCATCTATCTCAGAAACGATAGCTTTATTCTTAGGCTCTCTTGCTTCAAGAAGTTCTTCAACCCTTGGAAGACCACCAACAATATCCCTGACTTTTGCTGTTTCCCTTGGTATTTTGGCTATTACATCACCAGCCTGAACTTTGTATCCAGGTTTAACCTGAAGGTAGTTATGGTAAACATCAGCATCTTCTGCCTCTGAACACGCAAGGCACTTATCCCATTTTGTCTCAAGATCATTTCTCGAAAGCATAATTATTGTGTTGACAGGAAGGTCATAGCTGTATTCTTTTCCGTCTTCACCTTTGACAACCATTCTTGGTGTGTGAAGAACAGCATCTTTAGGTCTCATGAAGGAGATGTCCATTATTGTTTTACCTGTAATGTTGTCCCTCTCCTCCCTCAGGGTAACATCAAGAATAACGTCTCTAAGCTCAAGTGTTCCTGATTTCTCAGCGATTATTGGTATTGAGAATGGATCCCATTCAACAAGAACATCACCCGGTTTTACTTTTTGACCGTCTTTTACCTTTAGCACAGCACCGTAAGGAACTGGAAATCTCTCTTTTATTTTTCCTTCTTCATCAACTATCTTAATTGCCCCGTCTCTATTTATAACAAGTGTTTTACCCTCTTTGTCCACAACCGTTTTCACATTAAGAAGTTTGACTGTTCCTTCAACAGATGCAACATGTTTTGTCTGAACCGCTTTTGCTGTTGCAGCACCACCTATATGGAATGTTCTCATTGTGAGCTGTGTTCCCGGCTCACCGATAGACTGGGCTGCTATAATTCCAACAGCCTCACCTATATCAACAAGTTTTTTCTGGGATAGATCCCTTCCGTAACATTTTGCACATACTCCCCTTTTCTGCTCGCACGTCAGAACTGATCTTATTTTTACCTCCTCAATTCCCGCATTCTCAATTGCCTGTGCTTTTTCCTCATCAATTTCTTCTCCAGCTGCCACAATAAGCTCTTCTGTATAAGGATCGTAAATATCTTCAGCTGCATATCTTCCAACTATTCTGTCTTTTAATGGAACAACTATCTCACCACCTTCAATTACAGCAGAAACATCAAGTCCGTTAAGTGTTCCACAATCATCATTTGTGATAATAACATCCTGTGCAACATCAACAAGCCTTCTTGTGAGGTATCCTGCCACAGCTGTTTTAAGAGCTGTATCTGCAAGACCTTTTCTTGCTCCATATGTTGAGATGAAATACTCAACAATTGTTAGCCCTTCTTTAAAGTTTGATCTGATAGGTGTTTCTATGAATTCACCTGAGTGTTTTGCCATAAGACCACGCATTCCGGCAAGCTGTCTTATCTGATCTCTGTTACCTCTCGCTCCAGATAGAGCCATCATGTATATAGGATTGAATATTCCCGGATATTTCTTACCGTTTTCTTCACGTGTTGTTCTTTCAAGCTCCTCAAATAGAAGCCTTGTTACTTCATTTGTTGTCTGAGACCAAATGTCAATAATCTTGTTGTGCCTTTCGCCTTTTGTTATTATTCCATCAACATACTGTTTCCATACCTTTTCAGCCTCTTCTTCGGCTTTTCTTATGATATCCCATTTATTTTTTGGAACAACAAGATCATCTGCAGATATTGAAATTCCAGCTTTTGCAGCATATTCAAAACCAAGCTCTTTCAGTCTGTCCAGCGTCTGTGCTGTTATCTCATTTCCAAACTGTTCGTATATCTCAGATATCAGTTTTGAGATCTTTTTCTTATCAAGGGGTTCATTCACAAATCTGAACCCTTCCGGAAGAACTTTGTTGAATATAAGCCTTCCCACTGTTGTTTCAACAACCTTTCCATCTTTTTTAACCTTTATTTTTGCAAGAAGGTCAACCTTTCCAAGATCATAGGCAAGTATAGCTTCGTCCTCATCTGCAAATATCTTGCCTTTTCCTTTTGCATCATCTATTTCCTGAGTCATGTAGTAAGCACCAAGAATAATATCCTGTGAAGGCATTGTTATAGGTTTACCGTGTGCAGGAGAGAGAATATTCTGTGTTGAAAGCATCAGCACATAAGACTCAATCTGTGCCTCAACAGAAAGAGGAACGTGAACAGCCATCTGGTCCCCATCAAAGTCAGCATTAAATGGAGGACAAACAAGGGGGTGGAGTTTTATGGCTTTACCTTCAACAAGAACAGGCTCAAACGCCTGAACAGACATTCTGTGCAGTGTTGGAGCTCTGTTTAAAAGAACCGGATGCTGTTTGACGACTTCCTCAAGGCATTCCCATACTTCTGGGGCTTTTTCCTGGACCATTCTTTTTGCATTTTTTATTGAGGTTGCGTACCCTTTTTCCTCAAGTCTCCTGTATATAAAAGGTTTGAAAAGCTCAAGAGCCATGATCTTTGGAAGACCACACTGGTGCATCTCAAGTTCTGGACCCACAACAATAACAGACCTACCTGAGTAATCAACCCTTTTACCAAGGAGGTTCTGTCTAAATCTTCCCTGTTTTCCTCTAAGTGAGTCGGATAGAGATTTCAGAGGTCTGTTATTCTGAGTAACAATTCTTCCTCTTCTACCGTTGTCTATAAGAGCATCAACAGCCTCCTGCAGCATTCTTTTTTCGTTTCTTATAATTATCTCAGGAGCATCAAGCTCAATAAGCCTTTTCAGCCTGTTATTTCTATTGATAACCCTTCTATACAGATCATTAAGGTCAGATGTTGCAAATCTCCCGCCGTCAAGGGGTATAAGGGGTCTCAGATCTGGAGGGATAACAGGTATCACATCAAGTATCATCCATTCAGGTCTGTTTCCAGATTTTATGAAACCTTCTATCAGTCTTAGCCTTCTGACAAGCTTTTTAAGCTTTTGCTCTGCAACCTCTTTAAGTATTGTTTGTCTAACAGAGTCTTTTATAACCTCAAACACAGGTATCTCAGAATGTTTTTCTCTGTAATTCCTATACAGCTTTTCAAGTGCTGATGGTCCTTTTTCAACGACAAATGCATCTTCTCCATATTTAGCAACAAGATCCTTCAGTTCCTCTTCATGGACTAACTGTCCTTCTAAAAGATCTGTATCTTTAGGATCAACAACAAGGTAGTAATCTTTTGATAAAACAGCATCTATCTCTTTATCTGTAGGTGTGATCTCCCCAAACTTAAGCCCAGCTTCAGCAAATCTTCTTGCTATCTCTGTTATAACCTTTTTATACAATCTTTCCTGAGATTGTTTAAACTCTGGTCCCAGCTCATCAAAACCAATAGCATAGGACTTCATCTCTTTTCTCAGTTTGTTTGCATAAGCCTCAAGATCAAGTCTTGAAAGGATATCCTTTACCTTTTCAGCACCCATTCCGTACTCATATTTTTCTGAATGCTCATACTCGTAAGCCTCTCTGAACTCTTCTTCAGACTTCACAAAAAGCTTTACATATTTTGTTAATGCCCCGTCCATAAGGGGAATTGTGTTTGGATCATTCTCAAATGCTTCTTCTTCCTCTTCTTCCGGATGCTCAACAATAAGATAGGACTCAAAGTATATAACCCTCTCTATGTCTCTTGAGGTTAGACCTAAAAGGTTGCCTATTTTTGACGGTGTTGATTTCAAATACCATATGTGTGCAACAGGTGAAGCAAGCTCTATATGACCAAACCTTTCCCTTCTAACATCTGATCTTGTTACCTCAACACCACATCTATCACAAATTGTTCCCTCATACTTTTTCTTTTTGTATTTTCCACATAAACACTCATAATCCTTAACAGGACCAAATATCTTTGCACAGAACAGCCCATCTTTTTCAGGTTTTAATGTTCTGTAGTTGAGTGTTTCAGGTTTTTTTACTTCCCCGTGTGACCATTCCCTTATTTTTTCCGGTGAGGCTAAAGAAAGCCTTATACTTTCAAATGGCATCAAGCCTTTTGCTTTGTTTTCTTCTATCAAGGTTTAAACCTCCTTTAAGAGTTTGGAAAAGGGGAGCAAAGCCCCTGTATTAAAGCTCTTTTTTCTTACTTTTTGATACTATATCAACTGTATCGCAAGCCTGCTGTTGACCATCTTCAAGTCTGCATTCAACATCAAGGGCGAGGGCTTTTAGTTCTCTAACAAGAACCTTGAATGACTCCGGCACGCCTATATCGTAATAATACTTTCCTTTAACGATAGATTCATAAACCCTTTTTCTACCCTCTATATCGTCAGACTTAACTGTGAGCATCTCTTGCAGAGAGTATG includes the following:
- the rpsG gene encoding 30S ribosomal protein S7 — encoded protein: MPRKGPVKPREIMPDPIYKDVLVHKLINKVMKDGKKSVAEKIVYTAMKILEEKTGEDALTALHKAIENIKPVLEVRPRRVGGSTYQVPMEVPPRRQISLALRWLVEAARNRSGKGNYTMIEKLANELVDAYNNKGAAVKKKEDTHRMAEANKAFAHYRW
- the rpsL gene encoding 30S ribosomal protein S12, whose product is MPTINQLVRKGRQKVKKKSKAPALEGNPQKRGVCVRVYTTTPKKPNSALRKVARVRLSNGYEVTCYIPGIGHNLQEHSIVLVRGGRVKDLPGVRYKIIRGALDAAGVKDRRQSRSKYGTKRPKQ
- the rpoC gene encoding DNA-directed RNA polymerase subunit beta' codes for the protein MPFESIRLSLASPEKIREWSHGEVKKPETLNYRTLKPEKDGLFCAKIFGPVKDYECLCGKYKKKKYEGTICDRCGVEVTRSDVRRERFGHIELASPVAHIWYLKSTPSKIGNLLGLTSRDIERVIYFESYLIVEHPEEEEEEAFENDPNTIPLMDGALTKYVKLFVKSEEEFREAYEYEHSEKYEYGMGAEKVKDILSRLDLEAYANKLRKEMKSYAIGFDELGPEFKQSQERLYKKVITEIARRFAEAGLKFGEITPTDKEIDAVLSKDYYLVVDPKDTDLLEGQLVHEEELKDLVAKYGEDAFVVEKGPSALEKLYRNYREKHSEIPVFEVIKDSVRQTILKEVAEQKLKKLVRRLRLIEGFIKSGNRPEWMILDVIPVIPPDLRPLIPLDGGRFATSDLNDLYRRVINRNNRLKRLIELDAPEIIIRNEKRMLQEAVDALIDNGRRGRIVTQNNRPLKSLSDSLRGKQGRFRQNLLGKRVDYSGRSVIVVGPELEMHQCGLPKIMALELFKPFIYRRLEEKGYATSIKNAKRMVQEKAPEVWECLEEVVKQHPVLLNRAPTLHRMSVQAFEPVLVEGKAIKLHPLVCPPFNADFDGDQMAVHVPLSVEAQIESYVLMLSTQNILSPAHGKPITMPSQDIILGAYYMTQEIDDAKGKGKIFADEDEAILAYDLGKVDLLAKIKVKKDGKVVETTVGRLIFNKVLPEGFRFVNEPLDKKKISKLISEIYEQFGNEITAQTLDRLKELGFEYAAKAGISISADDLVVPKNKWDIIRKAEEEAEKVWKQYVDGIITKGERHNKIIDIWSQTTNEVTRLLFEELERTTREENGKKYPGIFNPIYMMALSGARGNRDQIRQLAGMRGLMAKHSGEFIETPIRSNFKEGLTIVEYFISTYGARKGLADTALKTAVAGYLTRRLVDVAQDVIITNDDCGTLNGLDVSAVIEGGEIVVPLKDRIVGRYAAEDIYDPYTEELIVAAGEEIDEEKAQAIENAGIEEVKIRSVLTCEQKRGVCAKCYGRDLSQKKLVDIGEAVGIIAAQSIGEPGTQLTMRTFHIGGAATAKAVQTKHVASVEGTVKLLNVKTVVDKEGKTLVINRDGAIKIVDEEGKIKERFPVPYGAVLKVKDGQKVKPGDVLVEWDPFSIPIIAEKSGTLELRDVILDVTLREERDNITGKTIMDISFMRPKDAVLHTPRMVVKGEDGKEYSYDLPVNTIIMLSRNDLETKWDKCLACSEAEDADVYHNYLQVKPGYKVQAGDVIAKIPRETAKVRDIVGGLPRVEELLEAREPKNKAIVSEIDGIVRIYEDAEDIIVYNPITGQSETYDVPKDVLVLVKNGQHVHEGQLLTDDGSIKAEFEGIVRLKSRGVKVIVFNKDTGLQREYSIAKGKFIIVKDGETVKAGDPLTDGTPNPHDILRIMGPEELAKFLVKEVQMVYRMQGVEINDKHFEVIIRQILRKVKIVDPGDSRFLLNEIVDKVDLDEEIQRIVEEGGKPPKAEPVLVGITKASLSTRSWISAASFQETTRVLADAAVEGKEDHLEGLKENVIIGNIVPAGTGIRQYAEIEAIIPREEIEKLSE